The following are from one region of the Bacillus methanolicus MGA3 genome:
- a CDS encoding DUF503 domain-containing protein, giving the protein MVIGLAACECIIYDASSLKEKRAVLKRILMRLKQKFNISVAEVDHQDVWQRTKIAVVAVSSAKISAEQELQNALKLIDSFPEIERTITDIEWL; this is encoded by the coding sequence ATGGTAATCGGCTTGGCCGCGTGTGAATGCATCATTTATGATGCCTCTTCACTAAAAGAGAAAAGGGCAGTTCTCAAGCGCATACTCATGCGACTTAAGCAAAAATTTAATATTTCCGTTGCGGAAGTCGATCATCAAGATGTTTGGCAGCGTACTAAAATTGCCGTTGTTGCCGTTTCATCCGCAAAGATTTCAGCGGAACAGGAACTGCAAAATGCTTTGAAATTAATCGACTCTTTTCCGGAAATTGAACGGACAATCACCGATATAGAATGGCTTTAA
- the rbfA gene encoding 30S ribosome-binding factor RbfA — protein MNLRANRVGEQMKKELGDIIGRKIKDPRIGFVTVTDVQVTGDLQQAKVFISVLGDEEQRENTLKGLAKAKGFIRSEIGQRIRLRKTPEIIFEFDESIEYGNRIESLLHQIHNEEKSKEDRNEE, from the coding sequence ATGAACCTTAGAGCAAACCGTGTTGGAGAACAAATGAAAAAAGAACTTGGAGATATTATCGGCAGAAAAATAAAAGACCCGCGGATCGGGTTTGTTACGGTAACCGATGTCCAAGTAACCGGTGACCTCCAGCAAGCAAAGGTTTTTATTTCGGTTTTAGGTGACGAAGAGCAAAGAGAAAATACGCTAAAAGGCTTGGCAAAAGCTAAGGGATTTATCCGCTCAGAAATCGGACAGCGCATTCGTTTGCGCAAAACACCTGAAATCATTTTTGAATTTGATGAATCCATTGAATACGGAAATCGAATTGAATCATTGCTTCATCAAATTCATAATGAAGAAAAATCGAAAGAAGACCGGAATGAAGAATAA
- the truB gene encoding tRNA pseudouridine(55) synthase TruB has translation MDGILPLFKPKGMTSHDCVFKLRKMLKIKKIGHTGTLDPDVNGVLPICIGKATKVAEYITEAGKTYEGEVTIGYSTTTEDASGDIVEQMPGIKTFTREEILQVLHSFRGEIVQTPPMYSAVKVNGKRLYEYARLGIEVERPSRKVTIYSIELLDERNIFEGETVTFRFRVSCSKGTYIRTLAVMIGEKLGFPAHMSDLIRIQSAGFTLADSLTFEQIQTMIDNETISEALFPVEAALSHLPKYQLDDKVAEKVKNGAVLSTPKQLEKLDGPVVFETKTGIALAIYKLHPLKKGFMKPEKVLRNE, from the coding sequence GTGGATGGTATTTTACCACTTTTCAAGCCAAAAGGAATGACTTCTCATGATTGTGTTTTTAAGCTTCGGAAAATGCTCAAAATCAAAAAAATCGGCCATACGGGAACTTTGGATCCCGATGTTAACGGAGTATTACCAATTTGCATTGGCAAAGCAACGAAAGTAGCGGAATACATAACAGAAGCTGGAAAAACATATGAGGGAGAAGTGACCATTGGGTATTCAACCACAACTGAAGATGCTTCAGGGGACATTGTTGAACAAATGCCAGGGATTAAAACATTTACAAGGGAAGAGATCCTTCAAGTCTTGCATTCCTTTAGAGGTGAAATTGTCCAGACACCTCCCATGTATTCAGCCGTTAAAGTTAATGGAAAACGATTATATGAGTATGCGAGACTAGGAATCGAAGTTGAACGGCCAAGCAGGAAGGTAACCATCTATTCCATTGAACTTTTGGATGAGAGAAACATTTTTGAAGGCGAGACGGTAACTTTCCGTTTCCGCGTTTCGTGCAGCAAAGGAACTTACATCCGAACCCTTGCAGTCATGATAGGCGAAAAACTCGGGTTCCCTGCCCACATGTCTGATTTGATAAGAATTCAATCTGCCGGTTTCACCTTGGCTGATTCTCTGACCTTTGAACAAATACAGACAATGATTGATAATGAAACCATTTCTGAAGCTCTATTTCCGGTTGAAGCTGCGCTGTCTCATTTGCCGAAATATCAATTAGATGATAAAGTAGCAGAGAAAGTAAAAAATGGTGCTGTTTTAAGCACTCCTAAACAATTAGAAAAATTGGATGGGCCTGTCGTTTTTGAAACAAAAACGGGGATCGCGTTAGCTATTTATAAGCTGCATCCTTTGAAAAAAGGCTTCATGAAACCCGAGAAAGTTTTAAGAAATGAATAA